The following coding sequences lie in one Nycticebus coucang isolate mNycCou1 chromosome 18, mNycCou1.pri, whole genome shotgun sequence genomic window:
- the RPL27 gene encoding 60S ribosomal protein L27, with the protein MGKFMKPGKVVLVLAGRYSGRKAVIVKNIDDGTSDRPYSHALVAGIDRYPRKVTAAMGKKKIAKRSKIKSFVKVYNYNHLMPTRYSVDIPLDKTVVNKDVFRDPALKRKARREAKVKFEERYKTGKNKWFFQKLRF; encoded by the exons ATGGGCAAATTCATGAAACCTGGGAAAGTGGTGCTGGTCCTGGCCGGACGCTACTCCGGACGCAAAGCCGTCATCGTGAAG AACATTGATGATGGCACCTCAGACCGCCCCTATAGCCATGCTCTGGTGGCTGGAATTGACCGCTATCCCCGCAAAGTGACAGCTGCTATGGGCAAGAAGAAGATTGCCAAGCGTTCAAAGATCAAGTCTTTTGTAAAAGTTTATAACTACAATCACCTCATGCCCACAAG GTACTCTGTAGATATTCCCTTGGACAAAACTGTCGTCAACAAGGATGTCTTCAGAGACCCTGCTCTTAAACGCAAGGCCCGACGGGAGGCCAAGGTCAAGTTTGAAGAGAG gTACAAGACGGGCAAGAATAAGTGGTTCTTCCAGAAATTGCGGTTTTAG
- the IFI35 gene encoding interferon-induced 35 kDa protein isoform X1: MSATLDATLRVLQEEQSRLKMRLQELQQLKREHRGSSPQNKLPFSVPEIPLVFRGHTQEDRKVPKSLISNLRICCPLPAGSALITFDDPKVAERVLQKKEHVIDMDECRLRVQVQPLELPVVTTIQVSSQMRGQGVLISGFPASLKLNEEELLDKLEIFFGKTKNGGGDVETRELLQGSVMMGFAQDEVAQRLCQTGQFRVPLGGSQVPLTVSPYMNGEIQKAEVKFQPVSHSVLVLNIPDVLDGPELHDILEIHFQKPTRGGGEVEALTVVSPGQRGLAVFTSETS, from the exons ATGTCAGCGACTCTAGATGCT ACCCTCCGTGTACTCCAGGAGGAACAGTCCAGACTAAAGATGAGGTTGCAGGAGCTGCAGCAGCTGAAAAGGGAGCACAGGGGCTCCTCCCCCCAAAACAAG CTCCCATTCTCAGTGCCTGAGATCCCCCTGGTTTTCCGAGGACACACCCAGGAGGACAGGAAAGTGCCCAAGTCTCTGATTTCCAACTTGCGCATCTGTTGCCCTCTGCCTGCAGGCTCTGCTCTGATCACCTTCGATGACCCCAAAG TGGCTGAGCGGGTGCTGCAAAAAAAGGAACACGTGATTGACATGGACGAGTGCCGGCTACGGGTGCAGGTTCAGCCCTTGGAGCTGCCCGTGGTGACCACCATCCAG GTATCCAGCCAGATGAGAGGCCAAGGAGTGTTGATCAGTGGGTTTCCTGCTAGCCTGAAGCTGAATGAGGAGGAGCTGCTGGACAAGCTGGAGATCTTCTTTGGCAAGACAAAGAATGGGGGTGGTGATGTGGAGACTCGGGAATTGCTGCAAGGGAGTGTCATGATGGGCTTTGCTCAGGATGAGG TGGCCCAGCGCCTGTGCCAGACTGGCCAGTTCAGAGTGCCACTGGGTGGGTCGCAGGTCCCTCTGACAGTCTCCCCCTATATGAATGGGGAGAtccagaaggctgag GTCAAGTTCCAGCCAGTGTCCCACTCAGTGCTGGTGCTCAACATTCCTGATGTCCTGGATGGCCCAGAGCTGCACGATATCCTGGAGATCCACTTCCAGAAGCCCACCCGTGGGGGTGGAGAGGTGGAGGCCCTGACAGTGGTGTCTCCAGGACAGCGGGGCCTGGCAGTCTTCACCTCTGAGACGAGCTAG
- the IFI35 gene encoding interferon-induced 35 kDa protein isoform X2: MSATLDAEEQSRLKMRLQELQQLKREHRGSSPQNKLPFSVPEIPLVFRGHTQEDRKVPKSLISNLRICCPLPAGSALITFDDPKVAERVLQKKEHVIDMDECRLRVQVQPLELPVVTTIQVSSQMRGQGVLISGFPASLKLNEEELLDKLEIFFGKTKNGGGDVETRELLQGSVMMGFAQDEVAQRLCQTGQFRVPLGGSQVPLTVSPYMNGEIQKAEVKFQPVSHSVLVLNIPDVLDGPELHDILEIHFQKPTRGGGEVEALTVVSPGQRGLAVFTSETS; encoded by the exons ATGTCAGCGACTCTAGATGCT GAGGAACAGTCCAGACTAAAGATGAGGTTGCAGGAGCTGCAGCAGCTGAAAAGGGAGCACAGGGGCTCCTCCCCCCAAAACAAG CTCCCATTCTCAGTGCCTGAGATCCCCCTGGTTTTCCGAGGACACACCCAGGAGGACAGGAAAGTGCCCAAGTCTCTGATTTCCAACTTGCGCATCTGTTGCCCTCTGCCTGCAGGCTCTGCTCTGATCACCTTCGATGACCCCAAAG TGGCTGAGCGGGTGCTGCAAAAAAAGGAACACGTGATTGACATGGACGAGTGCCGGCTACGGGTGCAGGTTCAGCCCTTGGAGCTGCCCGTGGTGACCACCATCCAG GTATCCAGCCAGATGAGAGGCCAAGGAGTGTTGATCAGTGGGTTTCCTGCTAGCCTGAAGCTGAATGAGGAGGAGCTGCTGGACAAGCTGGAGATCTTCTTTGGCAAGACAAAGAATGGGGGTGGTGATGTGGAGACTCGGGAATTGCTGCAAGGGAGTGTCATGATGGGCTTTGCTCAGGATGAGG TGGCCCAGCGCCTGTGCCAGACTGGCCAGTTCAGAGTGCCACTGGGTGGGTCGCAGGTCCCTCTGACAGTCTCCCCCTATATGAATGGGGAGAtccagaaggctgag GTCAAGTTCCAGCCAGTGTCCCACTCAGTGCTGGTGCTCAACATTCCTGATGTCCTGGATGGCCCAGAGCTGCACGATATCCTGGAGATCCACTTCCAGAAGCCCACCCGTGGGGGTGGAGAGGTGGAGGCCCTGACAGTGGTGTCTCCAGGACAGCGGGGCCTGGCAGTCTTCACCTCTGAGACGAGCTAG
- the VAT1 gene encoding synaptic vesicle membrane protein VAT-1 homolog — translation MSAEREVAEAATVEAAAEAGAGEDASTQLPKAEAENDPQPPAAQEGAAAASPPPLRCLVLTGFGGYDKVKLQTRPAAPPAPGPGQLTLRVRACGLNFADLMARQGLYDRLPPLPVTPGMEGAGVVIAVGEGVSDRKPGDRVMVLNQSGMWQEEVTVPTTHTFLMPEAMTFEEAAALLVNYITAYLVLFDFGNLRPGHSVLVHMAAGGVGMAAVQLCRTVENVTVFGTASANKHEALKENGVTHPIDYHTTDYMDEIKKISPKGVDIVMDPLGGSDTAKAYNLLKPMGKVITYGMANLLTGPKRNLMALARTWWNQFSITALQLLQANRAVCGFHLGYLEGEVELVSGVVARLLALYNQGCIKPHIDSVWPFEKVAEAMKQMQEKKNVGKVLLVPGPEKEN, via the exons ATGTCTGCGGAGAGAGAGGTAGCCGAGGCGGCGACGGTGGAGGCGGCAGCTGAGGCAGGGGCCGGGGAAGACGCCTCTACACAGCTACCGAAAGCCGAGGCAGAGAACGACCCCCAGCCGCCGGCGGCCCAGGAGGGGGCGGCTGCCGCATCGCCGCCGCCTTTGCGCTGTCTGGTGCTCACCGGCTTCGGCGGCTATGACAAAGTGAAGCTGCAGACCCGGCCGGCTGCTCCTCCGGCTCCCGGGCCGGGTCAGCTCACGCTGCGCGTCCGGGCCTGCGGTCTCAACTTCGCCGACCTCATGGCCCGGCAGGGGCTGTACGACCGGCTGCCGCCGCTGCCTGTCACTCCGGGAATGGAGGGCGCGGGCGTCGTCATCGCCGTGGGCGAGGGAGTCAGCGATCGCAAG CCAGGGGACCGGGTGATGGTGTTGAACCAGTCAGGGATGTGGCAGGAGGAGGTGACTGTGCCCACAACCCACACCTTTCTGATGCCTGAGGCCATGACTTTTGAGGAAGCAGCTGCCTTGCTGGTCAATTATATCACAGCCTACTTGGTCCTCTTTGACTTTGGCAACCTACGGCCTGGCCACAGCGTCTTGGTACACATGGCTGCAG GGGGTGTAGGTATGGCAGCTGTGCAGCTGTGCCGCACGGTGGAGAATGTGACAGTGTTCGGAACAGCCTCAGCCAACAAGCACGAGGCGCTGAAGGAGAATGGGGTCACACACCCCATCGACTACCATACGACTGACTACATGGATGAAATCAAGAAGATCTCCCCTAAAG GAGTGGACATTGTCATGGACCCTCTAGGTGGGTCAGATACTGCCAAGGCCTACAACCTCCTCAAACCCATGGGCAAAGTCATCACCTATG GAATGGCCAACCTGCTGACTGGCCCCAAGCGGAACCTGATGGCCCTGGCCCGCACATGGTGGAATCAATTCAGCATAACAGCTCTGCAGCTGCTGCAGGCCAACCGAGCTGTGTGTGGCTTCCACCTGGGCTACCTGGAAGGTGAGGTGGAGCTGGTCAGTGGTGTGGTGGCCCGCCTCCTGGCTCTGTACAACCAGGGCTGCATCAAGCCCCACATTGACTCAGTGTGGCCCTTTGAGAAG GTGGCTGAGGCCATGAAGCAGATGCAGGAGAAGAAGAACGTGGGCAAAGTCCTCCTGGTTCCTGGCCCAGAGAAGGAGAATTAG
- the RND2 gene encoding rho-related GTP-binding protein RhoN — protein MEGQSGRCKIVVVGDAECGKTALLQVFAKDAYPGSYVPTVFENYTASFEIDKRRIELNMWDTSGSSYYDNVRPLAYPDSDAVLICFDISRPETLDSVLKKWQGETQEFCPNAKVVLVGCKLDMRTDLATLRELSKQRLIPVTHEQGTVLAKQVGAVSYVECSSRSSERSVRDVFHVATVASLGRGHRQLRRTDSRRGLQRSTQLSGRLDQGNEDEIHKDRAKSCNLM, from the exons ATGGAAGGGCAGAGCGGCCGCTGCAAGATCGTGGTGGTGGGAGACGCAGAGTGCGGCAAGACGGCGCTGCTGCAGGTGTTCGCCAAGGACGCCTACCCCGGG AGTTATGTCCCCACCGTGTTTGAGAACTACACTGCGAGCTTTGAGATCGACAAGCGCCGCATTGAGCTCAACATGTGGGACACTTCAG GTTCCTCTTACTATGATAATGTCCGGCCTCTGGCCTATCCTGACTCTGATGCTGTGCTCATCTGCTTTGACATTAGCCGACCAGAAACACTGGACAGTGTCCTCAAGAAG TGGCAAGGGGAGACTCAGGAGTTTTGCCCCAATGCCAAGGTTGTCCTGGTTGGCTGTAAACTGGACATGAGGACTGACCTGGCCACACTGAGGGAGCTGTCCAAGCAGAGACTTATCCCTGTGACACATGAGCAG GGGACTGTGCTGGCCAAGCAGGTGGGGGCTGTATCCTATGTTGAGTGCTCCTCTCGGTCCTCTGAGCGCAGTGTCAGGGATGTCTTCCATGTGGCCACAGTGGCCTCCCTTGGCCGAGGCCATAGGCAGCTTCGCCGCACTGACTCACGCCGGGGACTGCAGCGATCCACTCAGCTGTCAGGACGGCTAGACCAGGGGAACGAGGACGAGATACACAAGGATCGAGCCAAGAGTTGCAACCTCATGTGA